From a single Pseudomonas serboccidentalis genomic region:
- the moaA gene encoding GTP 3',8-cyclase MoaA: MSERVLIDGYNRRVDYLRMSVTDRCDFRCVYCMAEDMQFLPRQQVLTLEEIYQLAQSFVALGTRKIRLTGGEPLIRPGVVKLCEQIAALPGLRELCMTTNGSQLGKLAAPLFDAGVKRLNISLDSLDPERFRQMTRTGDLAQVISGIDAARKAGFTRTKLNVVVMQGRNDQEINDLVSFAIDRQLDISFIEEMPLGIISEHSRAESFFSSAQVREKIAERYTLIDSAESTQGPSRYWRVAEAPDIRLGFISPHSHNFCGTCNRVRLTVEGRLLLCLGNEHSVDLKAVLRAHPGQPQRLEKAIIEAMKLKPYRHNFEVNDDVQVVRFMNMTGG, from the coding sequence ATGTCAGAGCGTGTCTTGATCGATGGTTACAACCGCCGCGTCGACTATCTGCGCATGTCGGTCACCGACCGCTGCGACTTCCGCTGCGTCTATTGCATGGCTGAAGACATGCAGTTTCTGCCGCGCCAACAGGTACTGACGCTGGAAGAGATCTATCAACTGGCGCAGAGCTTCGTGGCACTGGGCACCCGCAAAATTCGCCTGACTGGCGGCGAGCCGTTGATTCGCCCGGGCGTGGTCAAGCTGTGCGAGCAGATCGCCGCCCTGCCCGGCCTGCGCGAACTGTGCATGACCACCAATGGCTCGCAATTGGGCAAACTCGCGGCGCCGCTGTTCGACGCCGGGGTCAAACGCCTGAATATCAGCCTCGACAGCCTCGACCCCGAGCGCTTCAGGCAAATGACCCGCACCGGTGATCTGGCGCAGGTGATCAGCGGCATCGATGCCGCGCGCAAGGCCGGTTTCACCCGAACTAAACTCAACGTCGTGGTGATGCAGGGGCGCAACGATCAGGAGATCAACGATCTGGTGAGCTTCGCCATCGACCGCCAGCTCGACATCTCCTTCATCGAGGAAATGCCGTTGGGGATCATCAGCGAACACAGCCGGGCGGAGTCGTTTTTCTCCAGTGCCCAGGTACGCGAGAAAATCGCCGAGCGCTACACCCTGATCGACTCCGCCGAGTCGACCCAAGGCCCGTCGCGCTACTGGCGCGTGGCCGAGGCGCCGGACATTCGCCTGGGCTTTATCTCGCCGCACAGCCACAATTTCTGCGGCACCTGCAACCGCGTGCGGCTGACCGTCGAAGGTCGCCTGCTACTGTGTCTGGGTAACGAGCATTCGGTGGATCTCAAAGCCGTGCTGCGCGCTCATCCGGGGCAACCGCAGCGGCTGGAGAAAGCCATTATCGAGGCGATGAAACTCAAGCCGTATCGGCACAATTTCGAAGTGAACGACGACGTCCAGGTCGTGCGCTTCATGAACATGACCGGCGGCTGA
- a CDS encoding LysR family transcriptional regulator, which produces MSTPDLNLLITLDVLLREGSVARAAQCLRLSPSAMSRALARLRETTGDPLLVRAGRGLVPTPRALELRERVSGLVQEAEAALRPAEILDPGQLQRTFTLRNTDGFVETFAAALLARIAEEAPGVRLRFVQKADKDSTLLREGRVDLETGVVDDSTDPALHSRILFQDHWIGVVREGHALSAGKISSKRFAGGQHILISRRGRSSGPVDEALLALGLTRDIVTSFGGFSAALTLVRESDLIATVPERHTSKLRTGLHSFSLPFRMPPISVSMLWHPRMDADPAHRWLRNCVREVCV; this is translated from the coding sequence ATGAGCACACCGGATCTGAACCTGTTGATCACCCTCGACGTGTTGTTGCGCGAAGGCAGCGTCGCGCGCGCCGCGCAATGCCTGCGGTTGAGCCCGTCGGCCATGAGCCGCGCCCTGGCCCGGCTGCGCGAAACCACTGGCGATCCATTGCTGGTAAGGGCCGGCCGTGGTCTGGTACCGACACCACGGGCGCTGGAGTTGCGCGAGCGGGTCAGTGGCCTGGTGCAGGAAGCCGAGGCGGCGTTGCGCCCCGCCGAAATACTCGACCCCGGCCAGTTGCAGCGCACCTTCACCTTGCGCAACACCGACGGTTTCGTTGAAACCTTCGCCGCCGCACTGCTCGCGCGCATCGCTGAAGAGGCGCCCGGCGTGCGCCTGCGGTTTGTGCAGAAAGCCGACAAGGACAGCACGCTGCTGCGTGAAGGCCGGGTGGATCTGGAGACCGGTGTGGTCGACGACAGCACCGACCCGGCGCTGCACAGCCGTATCCTGTTTCAGGATCACTGGATCGGCGTGGTCCGTGAGGGGCATGCGTTGAGTGCGGGCAAGATCAGCAGCAAACGCTTTGCCGGCGGCCAGCACATTCTCATCTCACGTCGTGGGCGCAGCAGCGGTCCGGTGGACGAAGCGTTGCTCGCGTTGGGGCTGACGCGGGATATCGTCACCTCGTTCGGCGGCTTCTCTGCCGCCCTGACGCTGGTCCGCGAATCGGACCTGATCGCCACCGTTCCGGAGCGTCACACCAGCAAACTGCGCACGGGCCTGCACAGTTTCTCTCTGCCCTTCAGGATGCCGCCGATCAGCGTGTCGATGCTCTGGCACCCGCGCATGGACGCCGACCCGGCGCATCGCTGGTTGCGCAACTGTGTCAGGGAAGTCTGCGTCTAA
- a CDS encoding FdhF/YdeP family oxidoreductase produces MSQVDRYKPYKGAAAGWGAVISLTKSWLGSENALKNIRAMLKTNQNGGFDCPGCAWGEAPGASMLKFCENGAKAVNWEATGRLVDPAFFNKYTVSSLAEQSDYWLEYQGRLTHPMRYDARIDRYVETTWEEAFALIAEHLKGLKSPHEAEFYTSGRASNEAAFLYQLFVRAFGTNNFPDCSNMCHEASAVSMGETLGVGKGTVVYEDLHHADAIFVIGQNPGTNHPRMLEPLREAVKRGAQVVCINPLKERGLERFQNPQNPIEMLSNGWEATNTAYFRPALGGDMAMIRGMAKFLLQWEREAQASGGEPVFDHAFIAEHTSGLDSYLAEVDATSWEHILEQSGVPLHDIELAARMYGRAKSVIMCWAMGLTQHVHSVPTLQEVINLQLLRGNVGRPGAGLSPVRGHSNVQGDRTMGINELAPKELMDALENRFNFKVPRMHGHNTVMAIGAMERGEAKVFIGLGGNFAQATPDTPRTHEAMRKLDLTVHISTKLNRSHLVTGRDALILPCLGRTDIDIQAEGPQGVTVEDTFSMVHLSFGQLKPKSAHLKSEPAIIAGIAAATLGKHPIDWEWVVGDYGRIRNLIGDVIPGFENFNEKLLTPGGFHLGNDASDRVWNTESGKAQFTPCVLPEHLISEGVRNLPVKPHLILQTMRSHDQYNTTLYGLDDRYRGVYGMRDVIFANEQDIQRLGFEPGQKVDLVALWNDDRERRVSGFTLIAYDIPPGQAAAYYPETNPLVPLESYGDRTYTPTSKFVAIRLEAAKVSNLIPSSVA; encoded by the coding sequence ATGTCACAAGTCGACCGTTACAAACCTTACAAGGGTGCCGCTGCAGGTTGGGGGGCTGTCATCAGCCTGACCAAAAGCTGGCTGGGCAGTGAAAACGCCCTGAAAAACATCCGCGCCATGCTCAAGACCAACCAGAACGGCGGTTTTGACTGCCCGGGCTGTGCGTGGGGTGAAGCCCCCGGCGCGAGCATGCTCAAGTTCTGCGAGAACGGCGCCAAAGCGGTGAACTGGGAGGCCACCGGGCGCCTGGTCGATCCGGCGTTCTTTAACAAGTACACGGTGTCGAGCCTGGCTGAACAGAGCGATTACTGGCTGGAATATCAGGGCCGCCTGACTCATCCGATGCGTTACGACGCGCGGATCGACCGCTATGTGGAAACCACCTGGGAAGAGGCGTTCGCGCTGATTGCCGAACACCTCAAGGGCCTGAAATCGCCGCACGAGGCCGAGTTCTACACCTCGGGCCGGGCCAGCAACGAAGCGGCGTTTCTCTACCAGTTGTTCGTCCGCGCCTTTGGCACCAACAATTTCCCCGACTGCTCGAACATGTGCCACGAAGCCAGTGCGGTGAGCATGGGCGAGACCCTCGGCGTTGGTAAAGGCACCGTGGTCTACGAGGACCTGCACCACGCCGACGCGATTTTCGTCATCGGCCAGAACCCCGGCACCAACCACCCGCGCATGCTCGAACCGCTGCGTGAAGCGGTGAAACGCGGCGCGCAAGTGGTGTGCATCAACCCGTTGAAGGAGCGTGGCCTGGAACGTTTCCAGAACCCGCAGAACCCGATCGAGATGCTCAGCAACGGCTGGGAAGCGACCAACACCGCGTACTTCCGTCCGGCGCTGGGTGGCGACATGGCGATGATTCGCGGCATGGCCAAGTTCCTCTTGCAGTGGGAGCGTGAAGCCCAGGCCAGCGGCGGCGAACCGGTGTTTGACCACGCATTCATTGCCGAGCACACCTCGGGTCTGGACAGCTATCTGGCGGAAGTCGATGCGACTTCGTGGGAGCACATCCTCGAACAGTCCGGCGTGCCGCTGCACGACATCGAACTGGCGGCGCGCATGTATGGCCGCGCCAAGAGCGTGATCATGTGCTGGGCCATGGGCCTGACCCAACACGTGCACTCGGTGCCGACCCTGCAGGAAGTCATCAACCTGCAACTGTTGCGCGGCAACGTTGGTCGTCCGGGTGCCGGTCTGTCGCCGGTGCGCGGTCACAGCAACGTGCAGGGCGACCGCACCATGGGCATCAACGAACTGGCGCCCAAGGAGCTGATGGACGCACTGGAAAACCGCTTCAACTTCAAAGTGCCGCGCATGCACGGCCACAACACCGTCATGGCGATCGGTGCCATGGAGCGTGGCGAGGCCAAGGTGTTCATCGGTCTGGGCGGCAACTTTGCCCAAGCCACACCGGACACCCCGCGCACCCACGAAGCGATGCGCAAACTCGACCTGACCGTGCACATCTCGACCAAGCTCAACCGCAGCCATCTGGTGACCGGGCGTGACGCGTTGATCCTGCCGTGCCTCGGTCGCACCGACATCGACATCCAGGCCGAAGGCCCGCAAGGCGTGACGGTGGAAGACACCTTCAGCATGGTGCACTTGTCGTTCGGTCAACTGAAACCGAAGTCGGCGCACTTGAAGTCCGAGCCGGCGATCATTGCCGGGATTGCCGCCGCCACGTTGGGCAAACATCCAATCGACTGGGAGTGGGTCGTGGGCGACTACGGGCGCATCCGCAACCTGATCGGCGACGTGATTCCGGGTTTCGAGAACTTCAACGAGAAGCTGTTGACCCCGGGTGGCTTCCACCTTGGCAACGACGCCTCGGACCGGGTCTGGAACACCGAATCCGGCAAAGCCCAGTTCACCCCGTGCGTGCTGCCGGAACACCTGATCAGCGAAGGCGTGCGCAACCTGCCGGTCAAGCCGCATCTGATCCTGCAGACCATGCGTTCGCACGATCAGTACAACACCACGCTGTACGGCCTCGACGACCGTTATCGCGGGGTCTACGGCATGCGCGACGTGATCTTCGCCAACGAACAGGACATCCAGCGGCTCGGTTTCGAACCGGGGCAGAAGGTCGATCTGGTGGCGCTGTGGAATGACGACCGTGAGCGTCGGGTCAGCGGTTTCACCCTGATCGCCTACGACATTCCGCCCGGTCAGGCGGCTGCTTACTACCCGGAAACCAATCCGCTGGTGCCGCTGGAAAGCTACGGCGACCGGACCTACACGCCGACCTCGAAATTCGTCGCGATTCGCCTCGAAGCGGCCAAGGTCAGCAACCTGATCCCGTCGTCGGTGGCCTGA
- a CDS encoding DUF2474 family protein, with product MATIDSREARSSRWYKRLGWLLLIWLGSVVSLAVVASLLKLAMYAAGMRTH from the coding sequence ATGGCTACCATTGATTCGCGCGAGGCCAGATCCAGCCGCTGGTACAAGCGCCTGGGCTGGTTGTTGCTGATCTGGCTGGGCAGTGTGGTGTCACTCGCGGTGGTGGCGAGCCTGCTGAAACTGGCGATGTATGCAGCGGGAATGAGAACCCACTGA
- a CDS encoding cytochrome ubiquinol oxidase subunit I: protein MLNMEALDLARIQFAFTVSFHIIFPAITIGLASFLAVLEGLWLKTHDDTYRDLYHFWSKIFAVNFGMGVVSGLVMAYQFGTNWSGFSDFAGSITGPLLTYEVLTAFFLEAGFLGVMLFGWNRVGRGLHFFATVMVAIGTLISTFWILASNSWMQTPQGFEIVDGRVMPLDWLAIVFNPSFPFRLAHMAIAAFVATSFFVGASAAWHLLRGNNTAPVRKMFSMALWMALIVAPIQAVVGDAHGLNTLEHQPAKIAAIEGHWENADNGPTPLVLFGIPDMQAEKTRYALEIPYLGSLILTHSLDKQIPALKSFPKEDRPNSTIIFWSFRVMAGLGMLMILVGLLGLALRRGGKLYQHRGFQRLVLLMGPSGLIALLAGWITTEVGRQPWVVYGLMRTHDAASHHSVAQMSTSLLLFVVIYCSVFTVGIGYMMKLVRKGPQPHHEHPPADEHLQTPRRPLSAATDHLESATRIH, encoded by the coding sequence ATGCTCAACATGGAGGCACTGGACCTGGCGCGAATTCAATTCGCGTTCACGGTTTCGTTCCACATTATCTTCCCGGCGATCACCATCGGTCTGGCGAGTTTCCTTGCGGTACTCGAAGGCTTGTGGCTGAAAACCCATGACGACACTTACCGTGATCTTTACCACTTCTGGTCGAAGATCTTTGCCGTCAACTTCGGCATGGGCGTGGTCTCGGGGCTGGTCATGGCGTACCAGTTCGGTACCAACTGGAGTGGGTTTTCCGACTTCGCCGGGAGCATCACCGGGCCGTTGCTGACCTATGAGGTGCTGACTGCATTCTTCCTTGAGGCCGGTTTCCTCGGGGTCATGCTGTTCGGCTGGAACCGCGTCGGTCGTGGTTTGCACTTCTTCGCCACGGTGATGGTCGCCATCGGCACGTTGATTTCGACCTTCTGGATTCTCGCTTCCAACAGTTGGATGCAGACCCCGCAGGGCTTCGAAATCGTCGACGGTCGGGTGATGCCGCTGGACTGGCTGGCAATCGTGTTCAACCCTTCGTTCCCGTTCCGGCTGGCGCACATGGCGATTGCCGCGTTCGTTGCGACGTCGTTCTTCGTCGGTGCGTCGGCGGCCTGGCACTTGCTGCGCGGCAACAACACGGCGCCGGTGCGCAAGATGTTTTCCATGGCGTTGTGGATGGCGCTGATCGTTGCGCCGATTCAGGCAGTGGTCGGTGACGCCCACGGCTTGAACACCCTGGAGCATCAACCGGCAAAAATCGCCGCCATCGAAGGTCACTGGGAAAACGCCGACAACGGCCCGACGCCGCTGGTGCTGTTCGGCATCCCCGACATGCAGGCGGAGAAGACCAGGTACGCGCTGGAAATCCCGTACCTGGGCAGCCTGATCCTGACCCACAGCCTCGACAAACAGATCCCGGCGCTCAAGAGCTTCCCGAAAGAGGATCGGCCGAATTCGACCATCATCTTCTGGAGCTTCCGCGTGATGGCCGGGCTGGGCATGTTGATGATCCTCGTCGGTCTGCTGGGCCTCGCCCTGCGTCGTGGTGGCAAGCTCTATCAGCATCGTGGCTTCCAGCGTCTGGTATTGCTGATGGGGCCGAGTGGGTTGATCGCGCTGCTGGCCGGATGGATCACTACCGAAGTCGGGCGTCAGCCGTGGGTGGTGTACGGCCTGATGCGTACCCATGACGCGGCGTCCCACCACTCGGTGGCGCAGATGAGCACCTCGTTGCTGCTGTTCGTGGTGATCTACTGCTCGGTGTTCACCGTGGGCATCGGCTACATGATGAAACTGGTACGCAAAGGTCCGCAGCCGCATCACGAACATCCGCCTGCGGATGAACATTTGCAGACACCGCGCCGGCCTCTTTCGGCAGCGACCGATCACCTTGAATCCGCGACCCGGATCCACTGA
- a CDS encoding CAP domain-containing protein, translated as MRFMPSVLRFAALSVGLAVTASAMAADESQLIESINAYRSQPQRCGSQASNELPPLSADPRLRLPATGAVDLQQAMASASYPMVNVQAITLNGPRDAASAMKAIQESFCQVVLDPQFVDVGVSRTDRDWRIVLARPLLSAKLGDAQSEGQKLLEQLNAARAQPRQCGGQAFAAAAPLAWNASLGTISQDHSRDMANNNYFDHKDRDGRTPGDRAELAGYSGQQVGENIAAGQDTVRKVVDGWLASPGHCANLMNPQYKELGAAYATDPKSSAGIYWTAMFGAQ; from the coding sequence ATGCGCTTCATGCCATCCGTTTTGCGTTTTGCCGCGCTGTCCGTGGGCCTGGCCGTGACTGCCTCGGCCATGGCTGCCGACGAGTCGCAACTGATCGAGTCGATCAACGCCTACCGTAGCCAACCACAGCGCTGCGGCAGCCAGGCGTCCAACGAATTGCCACCGCTGTCGGCCGATCCACGACTGCGGCTGCCGGCCACCGGTGCAGTCGATCTGCAACAGGCCATGGCCAGCGCCAGTTACCCGATGGTCAACGTGCAGGCGATCACCCTCAACGGCCCGCGTGATGCGGCGTCGGCGATGAAGGCGATACAGGAGAGTTTCTGTCAGGTGGTGCTGGATCCACAGTTCGTCGATGTCGGCGTCAGCCGTACCGATCGCGACTGGCGCATTGTGCTGGCGCGACCGTTGCTGTCGGCGAAACTGGGCGATGCGCAGAGCGAAGGCCAGAAGTTGCTCGAGCAGCTCAACGCCGCCCGCGCCCAGCCGCGCCAATGCGGTGGCCAGGCCTTCGCCGCCGCCGCACCGTTGGCCTGGAATGCGAGCCTGGGCACTATCTCCCAGGATCACAGCCGGGACATGGCCAACAACAACTACTTCGACCACAAGGACCGCGACGGCCGCACCCCGGGTGACCGCGCCGAACTGGCCGGCTACAGCGGCCAACAGGTCGGCGAAAACATCGCCGCCGGGCAAGACACCGTACGCAAAGTCGTCGACGGCTGGCTCGCCAGCCCCGGCCACTGCGCCAACCTGATGAACCCGCAATACAAGGAACTCGGCGCCGCCTACGCGACCGATCCAAAGAGCAGCGCCGGGATCTACTGGACCGCGATGTTTGGTGCGCAATAA
- the cydB gene encoding cytochrome d ubiquinol oxidase subunit II produces MGIQGIDLSLIWGVIIAFGVMMYVIMDGFDLGLGILFPLIPDEQERDVMMNTVAPVWDGNETWLVLGGAALYGAFPLAYGVILEALYLPLILMLCGLIFRGVAFEFRFKSSPQKRHWWDKAFIGGSLLATFSQGVVIGAYVSGIPVVDRQFAGGGLDWLAPFPLVCGVGLVVAYALLGSTWLLVKTEGMLESRMRLFTRPLAWLLLAMVVVIGVWTLQLHPELATRWSSHGHLLVFGGLVVLALLALFGLLRTLRQRHTHWPFVFTLVLMLLGYIGLALSIWPNIIPPSVSLWAAASPPSSQLFALIGALFILPVILMYTFWSYYVFRGKVRIGDGYH; encoded by the coding sequence ATGGGTATTCAAGGTATCGATCTTTCGTTGATCTGGGGTGTGATCATTGCCTTCGGGGTGATGATGTACGTGATCATGGACGGTTTCGATCTGGGGCTGGGGATCCTGTTTCCGCTGATCCCCGATGAGCAGGAGCGCGACGTGATGATGAACACCGTCGCCCCGGTCTGGGACGGCAACGAAACCTGGCTGGTGCTCGGTGGCGCGGCGTTGTATGGCGCTTTTCCGCTGGCGTATGGAGTGATTCTGGAGGCGTTGTACCTGCCGCTGATCCTGATGCTCTGCGGGCTGATTTTCCGTGGCGTGGCGTTCGAGTTTCGCTTCAAGTCGTCGCCGCAGAAACGCCATTGGTGGGACAAGGCGTTCATCGGCGGCTCGCTGCTGGCGACGTTCTCCCAAGGCGTGGTGATCGGCGCGTACGTGTCGGGCATTCCCGTGGTGGATCGGCAGTTTGCCGGTGGCGGCCTGGACTGGCTGGCGCCGTTCCCGCTGGTGTGCGGCGTCGGTCTGGTGGTGGCGTATGCGCTGCTGGGCAGTACCTGGTTGCTGGTCAAGACCGAAGGCATGCTCGAATCGCGGATGCGCCTGTTCACCCGACCATTGGCCTGGTTGCTGCTGGCGATGGTGGTGGTGATTGGCGTGTGGACCTTGCAACTGCACCCGGAACTGGCCACGCGCTGGTCGAGCCATGGGCACTTGCTGGTGTTTGGCGGGTTGGTGGTGCTGGCGCTGCTGGCGTTGTTCGGATTGCTGCGCACCTTGCGTCAGCGCCACACCCACTGGCCGTTCGTGTTCACGTTGGTGTTGATGCTGCTGGGTTACATCGGCCTGGCGCTGAGCATCTGGCCGAACATCATCCCGCCGTCGGTGAGCCTGTGGGCGGCGGCGTCACCGCCATCGAGCCAGTTGTTCGCCCTGATCGGCGCACTGTTCATCCTGCCGGTGATCCTGATGTACACCTTCTGGAGCTACTACGTATTCCGCGGCAAAGTGAGGATTGGCGATGGCTACCATTGA
- a CDS encoding molybdopterin molybdotransferase MoeA has product MSKAPLMPVEDALDQLLGMANEQRLADSELLPLDDARGRVLASDLVATLDLPPWPNSAMDGYALNLADLHRQPLKVSQKVYAGLAPDALLPGTCARIFTGAPLPPGATSVEMQENVEVLEDGRVGFLQPLKAGQNIRAQGQENRVGDILLRAGKRLGPFELAVAAGQGLAQLHVVRRPRVALLSTGDELVEPGQPLRPGSIYNSNRVLLGHWLRELGCEVIDAGILPDRPAQTRLKLEQLQVAADLILTTGGVSAGDADCLGQVLREDGKPLLWKLAIKPGKPLTVGHFGTVPVIGLPGNPTSALVTFGLLARPYLLRIQGVEDVMPLSFAVSAGFDWSKAGSRREYLRVRLEAGSAVLYPNQSSGVLLGATWADGLVEVPENSTHRIGDALRFIPFSELF; this is encoded by the coding sequence ATGAGCAAGGCACCGTTGATGCCGGTCGAGGATGCCCTCGACCAATTGCTGGGCATGGCCAATGAGCAACGTCTGGCTGACAGCGAACTGTTACCGCTCGACGATGCGCGCGGACGGGTGTTGGCCAGCGATCTGGTGGCGACGCTCGACCTGCCGCCATGGCCGAACAGTGCCATGGACGGTTACGCGCTCAATCTCGCTGACTTGCATCGCCAGCCGCTGAAGGTATCGCAAAAGGTCTACGCCGGGCTGGCGCCGGACGCATTGCTGCCTGGCACCTGCGCGCGGATTTTTACGGGCGCACCGCTGCCGCCCGGCGCCACCAGTGTTGAGATGCAGGAAAACGTCGAAGTGCTGGAGGACGGCCGCGTGGGCTTTTTGCAGCCGCTGAAGGCAGGGCAGAACATTCGCGCACAAGGCCAGGAAAATCGCGTTGGCGATATCCTGCTGCGCGCCGGCAAACGCCTTGGGCCATTCGAACTGGCAGTCGCTGCCGGGCAAGGGCTGGCGCAGTTGCACGTGGTGCGTCGCCCACGCGTGGCGCTGTTGTCGACTGGTGATGAACTGGTCGAACCGGGCCAGCCGCTGCGCCCCGGCAGCATCTACAACAGCAACCGTGTGTTGCTCGGTCACTGGTTGCGTGAGCTGGGCTGCGAGGTGATCGACGCCGGGATTCTCCCGGATCGCCCGGCGCAGACGCGGCTCAAGCTTGAACAACTGCAAGTGGCGGCCGACTTGATCCTGACCACCGGCGGCGTGTCTGCCGGCGATGCCGATTGCCTCGGGCAGGTGCTGCGCGAGGACGGCAAACCGCTGCTGTGGAAGCTCGCGATCAAGCCTGGCAAACCGTTGACCGTGGGCCATTTCGGCACGGTGCCGGTGATCGGCCTGCCGGGCAATCCGACCTCGGCACTGGTGACCTTCGGCCTGCTGGCGCGGCCATATCTGCTGCGCATCCAGGGCGTGGAAGACGTCATGCCGCTGAGCTTCGCGGTGAGCGCCGGGTTCGACTGGAGCAAGGCTGGCAGCCGCCGCGAATACCTGCGGGTGCGGCTGGAGGCGGGGAGTGCGGTGCTGTACCCGAATCAAAGCTCCGGCGTCCTGCTCGGTGCAACCTGGGCCGATGGCCTGGTGGAAGTACCGGAAAACAGCACCCACCGCATCGGCGACGCACTGCGCTTCATTCCCTTCAGCGAACTTTTCTGA
- a CDS encoding cell wall hydrolase: MGLKWLAGCFAVTLMAGGVMATEQAPIKAKAEEKAQVLEEKAADKVSAAPAPKSEAITPTEVQAVDPAGSAPLDDPITCLARSIYWEAKGRDTPEMQAVANVVMNRLGHDGFPGTVCEVVKQGSETKSCQFSWWCDGKADQVKEDAEYTLAKAIAGKALNRQLPDRTHGALYFHDRNVHPSWAREYRKTAEVGKFLFYKPVGGDAR, translated from the coding sequence ATGGGATTGAAATGGTTGGCTGGCTGTTTCGCAGTGACCCTGATGGCCGGTGGGGTGATGGCTACCGAACAGGCACCGATCAAGGCCAAGGCCGAAGAAAAGGCTCAGGTGCTGGAAGAAAAAGCCGCCGACAAAGTCAGCGCCGCGCCGGCGCCCAAATCCGAAGCGATCACCCCCACCGAAGTACAAGCGGTAGACCCGGCAGGCTCCGCGCCGCTGGATGATCCGATCACCTGCCTGGCGCGCAGTATCTACTGGGAAGCCAAGGGCCGTGATACGCCGGAAATGCAAGCGGTGGCCAATGTGGTGATGAACCGCCTGGGCCACGACGGCTTCCCCGGTACGGTGTGCGAAGTGGTCAAGCAGGGTTCGGAAACCAAAAGCTGCCAGTTTTCCTGGTGGTGCGATGGCAAGGCGGATCAGGTCAAGGAAGACGCCGAATACACCCTGGCCAAGGCGATTGCAGGCAAGGCGCTGAACCGCCAGCTGCCGGATCGTACCCATGGCGCGCTGTACTTCCATGATCGCAACGTGCATCCGAGTTGGGCCAGGGAATACAGAAAGACCGCCGAGGTCGGCAAATTCCTGTTCTACAAACCGGTCGGCGGTGATGCGCGTTAG
- a CDS encoding bestrophin family protein: MIIRPKVNQFAILFTLKGSIAKRIALRTLMVTLLASAIVLIEMLHPSNFTKVNATPFTLLGLSLSIFMNFRNNACYDRWYEARKAWGDVLVHIRSVIRETHVIRESVQRQPLLLNLCGFAHALNARLRRESEAAASSAWITPKPDEQTPDYSGRILQQVGQQCSDLHQSGELTEWRYMLLANHLTSLTQAQAVCERIKNTPLPFPYTLLLHRTIYLFCILLPFAMAEPLGWLTPLFTAIVSYTFFGLDAIADELEDPFGRDENDLATDSLVRTIERDILSELGVTDLPPMLLPVDYVLS, translated from the coding sequence ATGATCATCAGACCCAAGGTCAACCAATTCGCCATCCTCTTCACCCTCAAGGGTTCGATTGCCAAACGCATCGCCCTGCGCACCCTGATGGTCACCCTGCTGGCCTCGGCCATCGTCCTGATTGAAATGCTCCATCCGAGCAACTTCACCAAGGTCAACGCCACGCCGTTCACCCTGCTCGGGCTGTCGCTGTCGATCTTCATGAATTTTCGCAACAACGCCTGCTACGACCGCTGGTACGAAGCGCGCAAAGCCTGGGGGGATGTGCTCGTACACATTCGTTCGGTGATCCGCGAAACCCATGTCATCCGCGAATCGGTGCAGCGCCAGCCGTTGCTGCTCAATCTCTGCGGGTTTGCCCATGCGCTGAATGCGCGGTTGCGCCGGGAAAGCGAAGCGGCGGCCAGCAGCGCGTGGATCACGCCGAAACCGGACGAGCAGACCCCGGACTACAGCGGGCGGATTTTGCAGCAGGTCGGTCAGCAGTGTTCCGACCTGCACCAGAGCGGCGAACTGACCGAGTGGCGCTACATGCTCCTGGCCAATCACCTGACCAGCCTGACTCAGGCGCAAGCGGTGTGCGAACGGATCAAGAACACCCCGCTGCCCTTCCCCTACACCTTGCTGCTGCACCGCACGATCTACCTGTTCTGCATCCTGCTGCCCTTCGCCATGGCCGAGCCGCTGGGCTGGCTGACGCCGTTGTTCACGGCGATTGTCAGCTACACGTTCTTTGGTCTGGATGCGATTGCCGATGAACTGGAAGACCCATTCGGCCGCGACGAAAACGACCTGGCGACCGACTCGCTGGTGCGCACCATCGAGCGCGACATCCTCAGCGAACTGGGCGTGACCGACCTGCCGCCGATGCTGCTGCCGGTGGACTATGTGCTGAGCTGA